One stretch of Tenacibaculum sp. MAR_2010_89 DNA includes these proteins:
- a CDS encoding FAD-binding oxidoreductase: MNKNILVVGGGIIGLCSAYYLQKEGHNVTIIDKSDLLSGASHVNAGLITPSHIISLAAPGMINKGIKWMFSSTSPLSIKPRLDFDFIRWSWLFKKASTHQKVEKSIPVIKDINLFSKKLYKDIKASSDFDFDYQDKGLMMYYQTEKTGEEEWRVGERAIKEGLKVENLTLEEVQKLEPNVDLNIKGAVYYHSDAHMTPSEFIKQMKNYLINSGVTILSNEELIDITTSNNKVSSIKTNNREIIADEMVLATGSWTPIIAKKLDLKIPVQAGKGYRINVEKDTGINIPSILMEAKVAVTPMKGYTRFAGTMEIAGINEKINTKRVSMIARASEDYYKGLKIDSSDIKNARSGLRPCSPDGLPYIGKLSNFKNVTVATGHAMMGWSLGPATGKIVSELISEQKTSLNLTPFNVERYN; the protein is encoded by the coding sequence ATGAATAAAAATATATTAGTTGTAGGTGGTGGTATTATAGGTTTATGCTCTGCTTATTATTTACAAAAAGAAGGTCATAATGTTACTATTATTGACAAGTCAGATTTGTTAAGTGGTGCTTCGCATGTAAATGCAGGGCTTATTACTCCAAGTCATATAATTTCTCTAGCTGCTCCTGGAATGATTAACAAAGGAATTAAATGGATGTTTAGTTCAACAAGTCCTTTATCAATAAAACCTAGATTAGATTTTGATTTTATACGTTGGTCTTGGTTGTTTAAAAAAGCCTCAACTCATCAGAAAGTTGAAAAATCTATACCAGTAATAAAAGATATTAATCTTTTTAGTAAAAAATTATATAAAGACATTAAAGCTTCATCTGATTTTGATTTTGATTATCAAGATAAAGGATTGATGATGTATTATCAAACTGAAAAAACTGGTGAAGAAGAATGGAGGGTTGGGGAAAGAGCTATTAAAGAAGGATTAAAAGTAGAGAACTTAACTCTCGAAGAAGTACAAAAGCTTGAACCTAATGTTGATTTAAATATAAAAGGAGCTGTTTATTATCATTCAGATGCTCACATGACACCTTCAGAATTTATAAAACAAATGAAAAACTATTTAATAAATTCAGGAGTTACTATACTTTCTAATGAAGAACTAATTGATATAACAACCTCAAATAACAAAGTTTCTTCAATAAAAACTAATAATAGAGAAATTATAGCTGATGAAATGGTTTTAGCAACGGGTTCTTGGACCCCTATAATTGCAAAAAAACTCGATTTAAAAATACCTGTTCAGGCTGGAAAAGGTTATCGTATTAATGTTGAAAAAGATACAGGAATCAATATTCCTTCAATATTAATGGAAGCAAAAGTAGCAGTAACCCCAATGAAAGGATATACTCGTTTTGCTGGAACAATGGAAATAGCTGGAATAAACGAAAAAATCAATACTAAAAGAGTTTCAATGATTGCCAGAGCTTCTGAAGATTATTATAAAGGTTTAAAAATTGATTCTTCAGACATTAAAAATGCTCGTTCAGGTTTACGTCCATGCTCTCCAGATGGATTACCTTACATCGGTAAATTATCAAATTTTAAAAATGTAACTGTTGCCACAGGACATGCTATGATGGGTTGGAGTTTAGGTCCTGCTACTGGTAAAATAGTTTCTGAGTTAATTTCTGAGCAAAAAACGAGTTTAAATTTAACTCCATTTAATGTTGAACGTTATAATTAG
- a CDS encoding 4-hydroxyproline epimerase translates to MRKTFFCVDAHTCGNPVRVVAGGGPNLKGSNMSEKRQHFLKEYDWIRKGLMFEPRGHDMMSGSILFPPHNPENDFAILFIETSGCLPMCGHGTIGTITIAIEEGLITPKIPGKIKMEAPAGLVEIEYQQTGKKVDWVRLTNVKSYLAAEGLTIECPELGEITFDVSYGGNYYAIVDPQKNFSGIHDFTASKIIQYSQVVRDRINKKYPDMFIHPENDTIRDVTHMLWTGNPIDPTSSGRNAVFYGDKAIDRSPCGTGTSARIAQLHAKGKLKQGEQYIHESFIGSKFIGCVEKETTLNGKKAIIPSIQGWAKVYGYNNIIIDDEDDPYAHGFQVI, encoded by the coding sequence ATGAGAAAAACTTTTTTTTGTGTAGATGCACATACATGTGGTAACCCAGTAAGAGTTGTTGCTGGTGGCGGCCCTAATTTAAAAGGCTCAAATATGAGCGAAAAACGTCAACATTTCCTTAAAGAATATGATTGGATTAGGAAAGGTTTAATGTTTGAACCTAGAGGTCATGATATGATGAGTGGTTCAATACTTTTCCCTCCTCACAATCCGGAAAATGATTTTGCAATTTTATTTATTGAAACTTCTGGCTGTTTACCAATGTGTGGACATGGAACTATCGGTACAATAACTATAGCTATTGAAGAAGGGTTAATTACGCCAAAAATTCCTGGAAAAATAAAAATGGAAGCCCCTGCTGGTTTAGTTGAAATAGAATACCAACAAACGGGTAAAAAAGTTGATTGGGTTCGATTAACAAATGTAAAAAGTTATTTAGCTGCCGAAGGATTAACGATTGAATGTCCTGAATTAGGAGAAATTACTTTTGATGTTTCTTATGGAGGAAATTATTATGCTATTGTAGATCCTCAAAAAAACTTTAGTGGTATTCATGATTTTACAGCTTCAAAAATAATTCAATATTCACAAGTTGTTCGTGATAGAATTAATAAGAAATATCCTGACATGTTTATTCATCCTGAAAATGATACCATTAGAGATGTAACTCATATGTTGTGGACTGGTAATCCTATTGACCCGACTTCATCAGGCAGAAATGCAGTTTTTTATGGTGATAAAGCAATTGATAGAAGCCCATGTGGAACAGGAACTTCAGCTAGAATAGCACAACTTCATGCCAAAGGTAAATTAAAACAAGGTGAACAGTATATTCATGAAAGTTTTATTGGTAGTAAATTTATAGGTTGTGTAGAAAAAGAAACAACTTTAAATGGTAAAAAAGCAATTATACCAAGCATCCAAGGTTGGGCTAAAGTTTATGGTTATAATAATATAATAATTGACGATGAAGACGATCCATATGCACATGGATTCCAAGTTATATAG
- a CDS encoding aldehyde dehydrogenase (NADP(+)) yields the protein MISTITKRVTGKNQIGNKLSAEGNVTHKTFNPKLNIENDSNFYEATIEEVNEAVELANEAFEEYKTFSGAKKAAFLNAIADEIMALGDDLIQTYCSESGLPEGRAIGERGRTIFQLQSFAKLVEEGSWIDATIDTAIPDRQPLPKADIRKINIPIGPVVVFAASNFPLAFSTAGGDTASALAAGCPVIVKSHSMHSGTGELVASAIIKAAEKTGMPNGVFSNITGSGRVVGVALVEHPNVKAVGFTGSIAGGRSLFNKAASRETPIPVFAEMGSINPVITLPEALKTRGEELAKTYASSITLGTGQFCTNPGLILGIESDDFSKFITNLSNEIVKIDPTCMLHPNIKESYDANKENIISQDKTHTVANYANDTEANFAKQALAVVNGSDFIENPNLHQEVFGPFSLIVKCKDKKELEKVVSNLEGQLTGTILGNNSEINEYNYLLSLLSNKVGRIIFNGVPTGVEVCSSMVHGGPYPSSTDPRFTSVGTSSIKRWVRPFSYQNWPNELLPEELKNENSLGISRLVNNKITNGKI from the coding sequence ATGATTTCAACCATCACAAAAAGAGTTACAGGAAAGAACCAAATAGGAAATAAACTTTCTGCGGAAGGAAACGTAACTCATAAAACATTCAATCCAAAACTTAATATAGAAAACGATTCTAATTTTTATGAAGCAACTATAGAAGAAGTAAATGAAGCTGTAGAATTAGCCAATGAAGCTTTTGAAGAGTATAAAACTTTTTCAGGCGCTAAGAAAGCAGCTTTTTTAAATGCAATAGCTGATGAAATCATGGCATTAGGAGATGATTTAATTCAAACTTATTGTTCAGAATCAGGATTACCTGAAGGACGTGCTATAGGAGAAAGAGGTAGAACAATTTTTCAATTACAATCATTTGCTAAATTGGTAGAAGAAGGTTCATGGATTGACGCTACTATTGACACTGCTATACCAGATAGACAACCATTACCTAAAGCTGATATAAGAAAAATAAACATTCCTATTGGTCCTGTTGTTGTATTTGCCGCTAGTAATTTTCCTTTAGCTTTTTCAACTGCAGGAGGAGATACCGCTAGTGCTCTTGCTGCTGGATGTCCAGTAATTGTAAAATCACACTCTATGCATTCAGGTACTGGTGAGCTAGTAGCTAGTGCTATTATTAAAGCAGCAGAAAAAACTGGAATGCCAAATGGTGTATTTTCAAACATTACCGGAAGCGGAAGAGTTGTTGGTGTAGCTCTAGTTGAACACCCAAATGTAAAAGCTGTTGGTTTTACAGGTAGTATTGCTGGAGGTAGAAGTTTGTTTAACAAAGCAGCTAGTAGAGAAACACCGATTCCTGTATTTGCTGAAATGGGAAGTATTAACCCAGTTATTACTTTACCAGAAGCTTTAAAAACAAGAGGGGAAGAATTAGCTAAGACTTATGCTTCTTCAATTACATTAGGAACAGGTCAGTTTTGTACAAATCCTGGTTTAATTCTAGGAATAGAAAGTGACGATTTTTCAAAATTCATTACTAATTTATCTAATGAAATAGTAAAAATAGACCCTACTTGTATGCTACATCCTAATATTAAAGAATCATACGATGCTAATAAAGAGAATATAATTAGTCAAGACAAAACGCATACTGTTGCCAACTATGCAAATGATACAGAAGCTAATTTTGCAAAACAAGCATTAGCGGTTGTTAATGGTAGTGATTTTATAGAAAACCCGAACCTTCACCAAGAAGTTTTTGGCCCGTTTTCCTTAATAGTAAAATGTAAAGACAAAAAAGAACTAGAAAAAGTTGTGTCGAATCTGGAAGGGCAACTTACTGGAACAATTTTAGGAAATAATTCTGAAATAAATGAGTATAATTATTTACTTTCGCTCTTAAGTAATAAAGTAGGACGTATTATTTTTAATGGAGTTCCTACTGGTGTTGAAGTTTGTTCTTCAATGGTGCATGGAGGCCCTTATCCTTCTTCAACAGACCCTAGGTTTACATCTGTTGGAACAAGTTCTATTAAAAGATGGGTAAGACCATTTAGCTATCAAAATTGGCCAAATGAATTATTACCTGAAGAACTAAAGAATGAAAATTCATTAGGTATATCAAGGTTAGTTAACAACAAAATTACTAACGGAAAAATTTAA
- a CDS encoding dihydrodipicolinate synthase family protein, producing MSIQWKGVMPAVTTKFTNDDTLDLQMFEVNIKAQLEAGVDGIILGGTLGEASTLSDEEKRLLVKEAVRIVDGAVPVVMNIAEQTTKGAIEAAKKAKEDGASALMMLPPMRYKADARETVEFFKQTANSTDLPIMVYNNPVDYGIEVTLDMFEELLSSCPNIQAVKESTRDISNVTRIKNRFGNRLAILSGVDTLALESLVLGADGWVAGLVCAFPAETVAIYQLIKAGQYNEAVAIYRWFLPLLELDINAKLVQNIKLAEVATGIGTENVRAPRLPLIGEERKQVLEIIENGVKNRPTLPDYKSLELAI from the coding sequence ATGAGCATTCAATGGAAAGGCGTTATGCCAGCAGTAACAACAAAATTCACAAATGACGATACACTAGACTTACAAATGTTTGAAGTAAACATTAAAGCTCAGTTAGAAGCTGGTGTAGACGGAATCATTTTAGGTGGAACTTTAGGTGAAGCTTCAACTTTATCTGATGAAGAAAAACGTTTATTAGTTAAAGAAGCAGTTCGCATAGTAGATGGTGCTGTACCAGTTGTTATGAATATAGCTGAACAAACTACAAAAGGAGCTATTGAAGCTGCAAAAAAAGCGAAAGAAGATGGAGCATCAGCTTTAATGATGTTACCTCCTATGCGTTATAAAGCAGATGCAAGAGAAACAGTTGAGTTTTTTAAGCAAACTGCTAATTCAACAGATTTACCTATTATGGTATACAACAACCCAGTTGATTATGGAATTGAAGTTACATTAGATATGTTTGAAGAATTATTATCTTCTTGCCCAAATATTCAAGCCGTAAAAGAATCTACAAGAGACATTTCAAATGTTACAAGAATAAAGAATCGTTTTGGAAATAGATTAGCTATTTTAAGTGGTGTTGATACTTTAGCTTTAGAAAGTTTAGTTTTAGGAGCTGATGGTTGGGTTGCTGGTTTAGTTTGTGCTTTTCCTGCAGAAACAGTAGCTATTTATCAATTAATAAAAGCTGGTCAATACAATGAAGCTGTAGCCATTTATCGTTGGTTTTTACCTTTATTAGAATTAGATATTAATGCTAAATTAGTGCAAAATATTAAATTAGCTGAAGTTGCAACTGGTATTGGAACAGAAAATGTAAGAGCACCAAGATTACCTTTAATAGGTGAAGAACGTAAACAAGTACTAGAGATAATTGAGAACGGAGTAAAAAACCGTCCTACATTACCTGATTATAAAAGCTTAGAATTAGCTATTTAA
- a CDS encoding AraC family transcriptional regulator produces MKVLPFKIPKAKNIGLIYQEDRGVSFYDKLHQHEEIQICYIVKGEGALIVGDAVNDYCDDTILVIGGNQPHVFKSDSSIIKKSFMMSLFFTKESFGNAFFDLDDFKELEYFFNNAKTSFKIKNNSQELISCFKDLPKSDDFERFIIFLKIIKLILKSDIERLSTFLYTKKYTDNEGKRMGKVMDYTLNNYSKKIDLEEVSEVANMTPNAFCRYFKQRTNKTYFTFLNEIRVEKACKLLQNKEYLITEISEKSGFKNISNFNRKFKEIKGFTPSDYRANY; encoded by the coding sequence ATGAAAGTATTACCTTTTAAAATACCAAAAGCAAAAAACATAGGACTTATTTATCAAGAAGATAGAGGAGTTTCTTTTTATGATAAACTACATCAGCATGAAGAAATTCAAATTTGTTATATAGTAAAGGGAGAAGGTGCTCTAATAGTAGGGGATGCTGTAAATGATTATTGCGATGATACTATTTTGGTTATAGGAGGAAATCAACCTCATGTTTTTAAAAGCGATAGTTCTATCATTAAAAAATCATTTATGATGTCGCTTTTTTTTACAAAAGAATCATTTGGGAATGCTTTTTTTGATTTAGATGACTTTAAAGAATTAGAATATTTCTTTAATAATGCTAAAACTAGTTTTAAGATTAAGAACAATAGTCAAGAATTAATTAGTTGTTTTAAAGATTTACCTAAAAGTGATGATTTTGAAAGGTTTATAATCTTCCTTAAAATTATTAAGCTTATTTTAAAGTCAGATATTGAGCGATTATCCACTTTTTTGTACACAAAAAAGTATACAGATAATGAAGGGAAAAGAATGGGAAAGGTTATGGATTATACTTTAAATAATTATAGTAAAAAAATAGATTTAGAGGAGGTTTCTGAAGTAGCAAATATGACTCCCAATGCTTTTTGTAGATATTTTAAGCAAAGAACAAATAAAACATATTTTACATTTCTTAATGAAATTAGAGTTGAAAAAGCATGTAAATTATTGCAAAATAAAGAATATTTAATAACAGAAATATCTGAAAAATCTGGATTTAAAAATATATCTAATTTTAATAGAAAATTTAAAGAGATAAAAGGATTTACTCCGTCTGATTATCGAGCTAATTACTAA
- a CDS encoding type IX secretion system membrane protein PorP/SprF, which produces MKKYIQSLLSIIFFVSLHTKAQETLPIYSDYLSDNVFLIHPASAGIGECGKVRLTARQQWVGVKDSPELQTLSFHSRAGDNSKAGYGFVLFNDKNGYHSQKAVQGTYAYHLDLGNENLFNQVSFGLSFSAVQNEVDQTGFFNDPAVSQVVESSFYFNADFGMAYHYKGFSSYFTVKNILLSAKNKLNSNFESFNLRNYILGAGYFFGDENNVQFEPSFMFQYKDQTGEKIADINLKAYKKFSNTQLWAAISYRRSFDGTVFGDAHYVTPIVGVNYKKYMIAYTYTKQTGDITFSNGNFHQISLGIDILCRKRRASACPNINGSF; this is translated from the coding sequence ATGAAAAAATATATACAATCCTTATTATCGATTATCTTTTTTGTGAGTTTGCACACTAAAGCGCAAGAAACTTTACCGATTTATTCAGATTATTTATCAGATAATGTCTTTCTGATTCACCCTGCTTCTGCTGGAATCGGAGAGTGTGGTAAAGTAAGATTAACTGCACGTCAACAATGGGTTGGTGTTAAAGATTCTCCTGAGTTACAAACATTAAGTTTTCACAGTAGAGCTGGAGATAATTCAAAAGCAGGTTACGGATTTGTGCTATTTAATGATAAAAATGGATATCATTCTCAAAAAGCTGTTCAAGGTACTTATGCATATCATTTAGATTTAGGAAACGAGAATTTGTTTAATCAAGTTTCATTTGGTTTATCATTTTCAGCGGTTCAAAATGAAGTAGATCAAACGGGGTTTTTTAATGATCCTGCAGTAAGTCAGGTTGTAGAAAGTAGTTTTTACTTTAATGCAGATTTTGGTATGGCATACCATTATAAAGGCTTTTCATCATATTTTACAGTAAAGAATATTTTATTATCTGCAAAAAATAAATTGAATTCAAATTTTGAATCATTTAACCTTAGAAATTATATTTTGGGAGCTGGTTATTTCTTTGGTGATGAAAATAATGTACAGTTTGAACCTTCTTTTATGTTTCAATACAAAGATCAAACAGGAGAGAAGATTGCTGATATTAACTTAAAAGCTTATAAGAAATTCTCAAACACTCAATTGTGGGCAGCAATTTCTTATAGAAGAAGCTTTGATGGTACTGTATTTGGTGATGCTCATTACGTTACACCAATAGTTGGAGTGAACTACAAAAAATATATGATAGCTTATACATACACAAAACAAACTGGTGATATTACTTTTTCTAATGGTAATTTTCATCAAATATCACTAGGTATAGATATCTTATGTAGAAAAAGAAGAGCTTCTGCTTGTCCAAATATAAATGGTAGTTTTTAA
- the murI gene encoding glutamate racemase: protein MKAQSQNPIGIFDSGVGGTSIWKEIQLLMPNENTIYLSDSKNAPYGYKSEEKIIELSIKNTEYLLEKNCKIIVVACNTATTNAIKILRQKYDVPFIGIEPAIKPASLQTNTNTIGILATKGTLNSELFEKASSNLENNITVIEQVGEGLVNLIEKGEINSPEMNKLLTKYLTPMIKKNADCIVLGCTHYPYLKDLIKKIVGNKIEIIDSGLAVAKQTKHVLSKHKLLLQSNNTPTYQFYINKNKSTLSYFLKQYPNSIIKELDF from the coding sequence ATGAAAGCACAATCTCAAAATCCAATAGGCATATTTGATTCAGGTGTAGGAGGAACTTCAATTTGGAAAGAAATTCAACTTTTAATGCCTAATGAAAATACTATATATCTATCTGATAGTAAAAACGCCCCATACGGTTATAAATCAGAAGAGAAAATAATTGAATTGTCAATTAAAAATACTGAATATTTATTAGAAAAAAATTGTAAAATCATAGTAGTTGCTTGCAATACTGCTACAACAAATGCTATAAAAATATTAAGACAAAAATATGATGTCCCTTTTATTGGTATAGAACCAGCAATAAAACCAGCATCACTTCAAACAAATACTAATACTATAGGTATTTTAGCTACTAAAGGGACATTAAATAGTGAATTATTTGAAAAAGCATCATCTAATCTAGAAAATAATATCACGGTTATAGAACAGGTTGGTGAAGGTTTAGTAAATTTAATTGAAAAGGGAGAAATTAATTCTCCTGAGATGAATAAACTACTTACTAAATATCTAACGCCAATGATTAAAAAAAATGCAGATTGCATTGTTTTAGGTTGTACTCATTACCCATATTTAAAAGATCTAATTAAAAAAATTGTAGGTAATAAAATAGAAATAATAGACTCAGGACTTGCAGTTGCTAAACAAACAAAGCATGTATTAAGTAAGCATAAATTACTATTACAAAGTAATAATACTCCTACTTATCAATTCTATATTAACAAAAATAAATCTACACTTAGTTATTTTTTAAAACAATATCCTAATAGTATTATTAAAGAATTAGATTTTTAA
- a CDS encoding OmpH family outer membrane protein, with product MKHLKTLLLVAIFTVGLGGVANAQKTAHINTDKLLAEMPATKAMKAELEKLNKTYRDDIETMYKKLEAKYKKYDAEGKSQTLEVNQKRAAEIQQERAKISQAEQAAGKEMQKKYQEKTIPILKKAEDAIKAVAAEKGIIYVFDAAPGKGLIVYDKGENIYNAVKAKLGF from the coding sequence ATGAAACATTTAAAAACGTTATTATTAGTTGCAATTTTTACAGTTGGATTAGGTGGTGTAGCTAACGCACAAAAAACTGCACATATAAATACTGATAAATTATTAGCTGAAATGCCTGCAACCAAAGCAATGAAAGCAGAGCTTGAAAAGTTAAATAAAACGTACCGTGATGATATTGAAACAATGTACAAAAAACTTGAAGCTAAATATAAAAAATACGACGCAGAAGGGAAAAGCCAAACTTTAGAAGTTAATCAAAAGAGAGCTGCTGAAATTCAACAAGAAAGAGCTAAAATTTCTCAAGCTGAACAAGCTGCTGGAAAAGAAATGCAAAAAAAATATCAAGAAAAAACTATTCCAATTTTAAAGAAAGCAGAAGATGCTATTAAAGCTGTAGCTGCTGAAAAAGGAATTATTTATGTATTTGATGCTGCTCCAGGTAAAGGATTAATCGTTTACGATAAAGGTGAAAATATTTACAATGCTGTAAAAGCTAAATTAGGTTTCTAA
- a CDS encoding OmpH family outer membrane protein, with the protein MKKNILSVVLLLLVATSFAQKNQRIAYIDMEYILQNIPEYIEAQNSLNAKVDKWKKKLDKEARNIEVLKTDLVNEKAILTKDLIEEREEDIKIKQESLRRLESLYFGPNGDMYNFRKQLIKPVQDQVYNSVQTIASRKKYDFVFDKSSDLVMLYSNKKHDISNLVVKMINIDQKKQAKKDKIAAKKELLKNGDLSEKQQQIAAKKAALKQKKLSEREERIKKIEEKRKARLKARAEKRKLLKEKRDALKKAQEEKKKQQEENK; encoded by the coding sequence ATGAAAAAAAACATTTTATCAGTAGTTCTTTTACTTTTAGTCGCAACCTCTTTTGCACAAAAAAATCAACGTATTGCATATATTGATATGGAATATATTCTGCAGAATATTCCTGAATATATTGAAGCTCAAAATTCGTTAAATGCAAAAGTTGATAAGTGGAAAAAAAAATTAGATAAAGAGGCTCGTAATATTGAAGTTTTGAAAACTGATCTTGTTAATGAAAAAGCCATTTTAACTAAAGATTTAATTGAGGAACGTGAAGAAGATATTAAGATAAAACAAGAATCACTTAGAAGGTTAGAATCTTTATATTTTGGTCCAAACGGTGATATGTATAATTTTAGAAAGCAATTAATAAAACCCGTACAAGATCAAGTATATAATTCAGTACAAACTATTGCTTCTAGAAAGAAATACGATTTTGTTTTTGATAAATCTTCTGATTTAGTAATGCTTTACTCTAACAAGAAACACGACATTAGTAATCTTGTAGTAAAAATGATCAATATAGATCAAAAAAAGCAAGCTAAAAAAGATAAAATAGCTGCTAAGAAAGAACTATTAAAAAATGGTGACTTAAGCGAAAAACAACAGCAAATAGCCGCTAAAAAAGCTGCTTTGAAACAAAAGAAACTTTCTGAAAGAGAAGAAAGAATAAAGAAAATTGAAGAAAAAAGAAAAGCGCGTTTAAAAGCTAGAGCAGAAAAAAGAAAACTATTAAAAGAGAAAAGAGATGCATTAAAAAAAGCGCAAGAAGAAAAGAAAAAACAACAAGAAGAAAACAAATAA